One window of the Bos mutus isolate GX-2022 chromosome X, NWIPB_WYAK_1.1, whole genome shotgun sequence genome contains the following:
- the TIMM8A gene encoding mitochondrial import inner membrane translocase subunit Tim8 A → MDSSSSSSAAGLGSVDPQLQHFIEVETQKQRFQQLVHQMTELCWEKCMDKPGPKLDSRAEACFVNCVERFIDTSQFILNRLEQTQKSKPVFSESLSD, encoded by the exons ATGGATTCCTCCTCGTCTTCCTCCGCGGCGGGTTTGGGCTCGGTAGACCCGCAGCTGCAGCATTTCATTGAGGTGGAGACTCAGAAGCAGCGCTTCCAGCAGCTGGTGCACCAGATGACGGAACTTTGTTGG GAAAAGTGCATGGACAAGCCTGGGCCAAAGTTGGACAGTCGGGCTGAGGCCTGTTTTGTGAACTGCGTTGAGCGCTTCATTGACACAAGCCAATTCATCTTGAATCGACTGGAACAGACGCAGAAATCCAAGCCAGTCTTCTCAGAAAGCCTTTCTGACTGA